A window from Armatimonas rosea encodes these proteins:
- a CDS encoding L-fucose isomerase, which yields MKKNAPVNRLNGSLPKVGIRPTIDGRYGGVRESLEDQTMGMAQRTAELIVANIKHACGLPVEVVIADTCIGGAAEAAACGEKFAREGVGVVLTVTPCWCYGAETMSLDASIPTAVWGFNGTERPGAVYLAAVLAGHTQKGIPAFGIYGHEVQDSDDTSIPADVSEKILRFVKAGLAVASMKNTSYLAMGGVSMGIAGSIVDCDFFESFLGMRPEFVDMTEFVRRIDKGIFDHDEFERALAWVKTHCPEGADTNPPHKQRTREQKDADWATSIKLALITRDLMVGNPKLAELGYIEESRGHNASVGGFQGQRQWTDHFPNGDFHEAILNTSFDWNGIRQPYIVATENDAMNGASMLWGHLLTQGEAQLFADVRTYWSPDAVQRVSGHTLTGKAAGGLLHLINSGPAALDWTGHGLKPWYEIEDDEAKQALAATKWCASVVEYFPGGGWSTDFTTLGDIPCTMFRLNLVRGLGPVLQIAEGWTVSLPDTVHDILDARTNPTWPTTWFAPNLTGVGPFVDVYSVMNAWGANHGAISRGHIGADLITLASMLRIPVDMHNVSDASVFRPSSWTRFGALEPQSADYRACATYGPLYR from the coding sequence ATGAAGAAGAATGCACCGGTGAACCGCCTGAACGGTTCCCTTCCCAAAGTTGGGATTCGTCCCACCATCGACGGCCGCTACGGCGGGGTTCGTGAGAGCCTGGAAGACCAGACCATGGGCATGGCGCAGCGCACGGCGGAGCTAATTGTCGCCAATATCAAGCACGCGTGTGGCCTGCCCGTTGAGGTGGTGATCGCCGACACGTGTATCGGGGGGGCGGCGGAGGCGGCGGCGTGTGGTGAGAAGTTTGCGCGCGAGGGGGTTGGCGTCGTGCTGACCGTGACCCCGTGCTGGTGCTACGGCGCCGAGACCATGAGCCTGGATGCGAGCATTCCGACAGCGGTCTGGGGCTTCAATGGCACCGAGCGGCCCGGCGCGGTCTATCTTGCGGCGGTGCTGGCAGGGCACACGCAGAAGGGGATTCCGGCGTTTGGCATCTACGGCCACGAAGTCCAAGACAGCGACGACACGAGCATCCCCGCCGATGTCTCCGAGAAGATCCTGCGCTTTGTCAAGGCGGGCCTCGCGGTGGCGTCGATGAAGAACACCAGCTATCTCGCAATGGGCGGTGTCTCCATGGGGATCGCGGGCTCGATCGTGGACTGCGACTTCTTCGAGAGCTTCCTGGGAATGCGCCCTGAGTTTGTGGACATGACCGAGTTCGTGCGCCGCATCGACAAGGGGATCTTTGACCACGACGAGTTCGAGCGGGCGCTTGCCTGGGTGAAGACCCACTGCCCTGAGGGCGCGGACACCAACCCGCCCCACAAGCAGCGCACCCGCGAGCAGAAGGACGCGGACTGGGCGACCAGTATCAAGCTGGCGCTCATCACCCGCGACCTCATGGTGGGCAACCCGAAGCTGGCAGAGCTGGGCTATATCGAGGAGTCGCGGGGGCACAATGCCAGTGTCGGCGGGTTCCAGGGCCAGCGCCAGTGGACCGACCACTTCCCCAATGGGGACTTCCATGAAGCGATCCTTAACACGAGCTTCGACTGGAACGGCATCCGCCAGCCCTACATCGTCGCCACCGAGAACGATGCCATGAACGGCGCGTCGATGCTCTGGGGCCATCTCTTAACCCAGGGTGAGGCGCAGCTCTTCGCCGATGTGCGCACCTACTGGTCCCCCGACGCCGTCCAGCGCGTCTCCGGGCACACGCTCACGGGCAAGGCGGCAGGCGGGCTGCTGCACCTCATCAACTCCGGCCCGGCGGCGCTGGACTGGACCGGCCACGGCCTCAAGCCCTGGTACGAGATCGAGGACGACGAGGCCAAGCAGGCGCTGGCCGCAACTAAGTGGTGCGCATCGGTGGTGGAGTACTTCCCCGGCGGGGGCTGGAGCACGGACTTCACGACCCTGGGCGATATCCCCTGCACGATGTTCCGCCTGAACCTGGTGCGCGGCCTCGGCCCGGTGCTCCAGATCGCCGAAGGCTGGACGGTCTCCCTCCCCGACACGGTCCACGACATCCTCGATGCCCGCACGAACCCGACCTGGCCGACCACCTGGTTTGCCCCGAACCTGACCGGAGTCGGGCCGTTTGTGGATGTCTACTCCGTGATGAACGCCTGGGGGGCCAACCACGGCGCGATCTCCCGTGGGCATATCGGGGCCGATCTCATCACCCTGGCGTCGATGCTCCGTATCCCCGTGGACATGCACAATGTGTCGGATGCCAGCGTCTTCCGTCCCTCGTCGTGGACCCGCTTCGGTGCCCTAGAGCCCCAATCCGCCGACTACCGCGCCTGCGCCACCTACGGCCCGCTCTATCGGTAG